In Thermospira aquatica, the following proteins share a genomic window:
- a CDS encoding DHH family phosphoesterase, translating into MRMKNNKFPLSLRWKLNRIIHKFQRFMVLTHVRPDGDAIGSILALTLYLKKHRKEVWTVLEDNLEEKYRFLSCAQNTYVYDEKISAPLVDVVFILDSGDISRIGKVQNWLSSSLIINIDHHKDNTHFGDINWVDPAASCVGEMLFRWFGKEAKGEMTQALFLSLATDTGFFRFSNASPEVYRMAAFLLEKGASQTAIYETLYQNRPFQFLRLVEKLLSHLELHNEGKLAISYITEEDMRLAECHDTEGLLEYLAMIKGVEIFILIKEREKEQISISFRTKTNYDVSILAKEFGGGGHTKAAGCSVTGDPLQWKQTILESTTRFMERYSN; encoded by the coding sequence ATGAGAATGAAGAATAACAAATTCCCACTCTCTCTTCGCTGGAAACTCAACCGTATCATCCACAAATTTCAGCGATTCATGGTACTCACCCATGTGCGTCCTGACGGAGATGCCATAGGCAGTATTCTTGCCCTCACGCTTTACCTCAAAAAACACCGCAAAGAAGTCTGGACGGTGCTTGAAGACAATCTCGAAGAAAAATACCGATTCCTCTCCTGTGCTCAAAACACATACGTATACGATGAGAAGATCTCCGCTCCTCTCGTAGATGTCGTCTTTATCCTGGATAGTGGAGATATCTCCCGTATCGGCAAGGTCCAAAACTGGCTCTCATCCTCATTGATCATCAATATTGATCATCATAAGGACAACACCCACTTCGGTGATATAAACTGGGTAGATCCAGCTGCCTCCTGTGTCGGGGAAATGCTTTTTCGCTGGTTTGGCAAAGAGGCAAAAGGAGAAATGACCCAGGCCCTCTTTCTCTCTCTCGCAACGGATACTGGTTTTTTCCGGTTTTCTAATGCCTCGCCAGAGGTTTACCGAATGGCTGCCTTCCTTCTGGAAAAAGGGGCATCGCAAACTGCCATTTACGAAACCCTTTACCAAAACCGACCTTTTCAATTTCTCAGATTAGTAGAAAAACTCCTCTCCCACCTAGAACTCCACAATGAAGGAAAACTCGCTATAAGCTATATTACCGAAGAAGATATGAGACTCGCTGAATGCCACGATACAGAAGGACTTCTTGAATACCTTGCCATGATCAAAGGCGTAGAAATCTTCATCCTCATCAAAGAACGAGAAAAAGAACAGATTTCCATTAGTTTCCGTACCAAAACAAACTACGATGTCAGTATACTCGCAAAAGAATTTGGGGGTGGGGGACATACCAAAGCTGCCGGCTGTTCAGTGACAGGTGATCCTCTTCAATGGAAACAAACCATTCTTGAAAGTACTACCCGTTTCATGGAACGCTATAGCAATTAA
- a CDS encoding double zinc ribbon domain-containing protein, whose amino-acid sequence MPGYSHPCRYCGKLVPPEARVCPFCGKINPVGPLRCPRCRSPIRPDYIVCSSCGLSLRIACPACGEETFFGDYCEKCGKRLVVICPNPKCKTEQPPIGDKCIKCGKPLK is encoded by the coding sequence ATGCCAGGATACTCCCATCCCTGCCGCTATTGTGGAAAACTTGTTCCTCCAGAGGCACGAGTGTGTCCGTTTTGTGGAAAGATCAATCCCGTGGGTCCACTACGGTGCCCCAGATGCAGGAGTCCCATCCGTCCAGACTATATCGTTTGTAGTAGCTGCGGCCTCTCGCTAAGGATTGCGTGTCCGGCTTGTGGTGAAGAAACCTTCTTTGGTGATTACTGTGAGAAATGTGGAAAACGTTTAGTCGTTATCTGTCCCAATCCAAAATGCAAAACAGAGCAACCGCCTATTGGGGACAAGTGTATAAAGTGTGGAAAACCTTTAAAATAG
- a CDS encoding helix-turn-helix domain-containing protein, whose protein sequence is MREVITMTLKAQKRAKILEMVKNKKIKQKDAAIILGICRRQLIRIFKEYLSKGDEALNHKLIGKPANTELAVISKRKLCR, encoded by the coding sequence ATGAGAGAGGTGATAACGATGACACTTAAAGCACAGAAGAGGGCAAAAATACTGGAGATGGTAAAGAACAAGAAAATCAAGCAGAAAGATGCTGCAATAATACTGGGGATTTGCAGAAGGCAACTTATTCGAATTTTTAAAGAATATTTATCAAAGGGTGATGAAGCCCTCAATCACAAATTAATAGGCAAACCAGCAAACACAGAATTAGCAGTGATATCAAAGAGAAAATTATGCAGATAG
- a CDS encoding zinc ribbon domain-containing protein yields the protein MEQGKLIGFTDNFADNSTEAGFQFTFYCDICREGYKTGFIEAKSYKKRKFLQGLGGIVSAVTQIAGQYGVGYGVEKATDVITERFRGMSPEWHKEHEAAFEIAQNEAKNHFHRCPKCTKWVCENDWNEQEGLCTLCAPRVNVEVAAAKAQKAVQDIREKAASTQIFTGEIESKQTICPNCGKPAGEGKFCSNCGAPLDLIKCPKCGAKNNASARFCGECGTRLS from the coding sequence ATGGAACAGGGGAAACTCATTGGTTTTACGGATAATTTTGCCGATAACAGTACGGAAGCAGGCTTTCAGTTTACTTTTTATTGTGACATCTGCCGGGAGGGTTACAAAACCGGCTTTATTGAAGCAAAGTCTTACAAGAAGAGAAAATTCCTCCAGGGGCTGGGAGGAATAGTGAGCGCCGTTACTCAAATTGCTGGTCAGTATGGGGTTGGGTACGGTGTGGAAAAAGCTACTGATGTCATAACTGAACGATTTCGTGGCATGTCTCCAGAATGGCATAAAGAGCATGAAGCAGCCTTTGAAATAGCTCAAAATGAGGCAAAAAATCATTTTCACCGCTGTCCCAAATGTACCAAATGGGTATGTGAAAACGACTGGAATGAACAGGAGGGCCTCTGTACCTTATGTGCGCCGCGGGTCAATGTGGAAGTTGCCGCAGCCAAAGCACAAAAGGCTGTCCAGGATATTCGAGAAAAGGCCGCATCCACCCAGATCTTTACCGGTGAGATTGAGAGCAAGCAAACTATCTGCCCGAATTGTGGAAAACCGGCCGGTGAAGGGAAGTTTTGTAGTAATTGTGGAGCACCTCTTGACTTGATAAAATGCCCGAAATGTGGGGCGAAAAACAACGCCTCAGCACGATTTTGCGGGGAATGTGGGACCAGACTCAGCTAA
- a CDS encoding glycosyltransferase family 4 protein, whose product MKRIVIDARMIQMSGIGRYIRSVLPAVMNLSDVEIILMGNPHELLPYTENIIPLRSRIYHPREQGELARKIPPCDLFWSPHFNVPITKIKAKKRLVTIHDVFHITSIAPYNWLEKTYARYLIQQAIKLSDAVIVVSEFTRDEIDFYLHPSPKDKAKFHTIYHFVEMPQDLVSPEERKDILSRYGIRPPFILYVGNIKPHKNIEGLIRAFAIVSRLHKELSLVVVGNKDNFYKGLPELEKIITEHHTSDRILFTGSVKDRELVTFYQEAIALVLPSFYEGFGLPPLEAMSVGCPVIVSYIPVFWEILENSAYYVNPYSYEDIAQKIYTMVCDNELQETYRQRGKERAALFTKDKTISEHLSLINSLFMG is encoded by the coding sequence ATGAAAAGAATCGTCATTGACGCCCGAATGATCCAGATGTCGGGGATAGGACGGTACATCCGTTCCGTCCTCCCTGCTGTCATGAATCTTTCAGACGTTGAAATCATCCTCATGGGCAATCCCCATGAGCTTTTACCCTATACAGAAAACATCATCCCCCTTCGCAGCAGAATCTACCATCCTCGAGAACAGGGAGAACTTGCCCGTAAAATTCCTCCCTGTGACCTTTTCTGGAGCCCACACTTTAATGTCCCCATCACCAAAATCAAAGCAAAAAAAAGACTCGTCACCATTCATGACGTGTTTCATATCACCAGCATAGCCCCTTACAACTGGCTTGAGAAAACCTATGCCCGTTATCTTATTCAACAAGCCATCAAGCTCTCCGATGCGGTTATCGTGGTATCAGAGTTTACCAGGGATGAGATAGACTTCTACCTCCACCCTTCCCCCAAGGATAAAGCCAAGTTTCATACCATCTACCACTTCGTAGAAATGCCCCAGGACCTCGTCTCACCTGAGGAGCGCAAAGATATCCTCTCCCGTTATGGTATCCGCCCCCCCTTCATCCTCTATGTAGGAAACATCAAACCCCACAAGAATATCGAAGGACTCATCCGTGCTTTTGCTATTGTAAGCCGTCTTCACAAAGAACTTTCCCTTGTTGTTGTTGGAAACAAAGACAACTTCTACAAAGGACTCCCCGAACTTGAGAAAATCATCACAGAACACCACACCTCTGATCGTATTCTCTTCACAGGAAGCGTCAAAGACAGAGAGCTTGTCACTTTTTATCAAGAGGCGATAGCGTTAGTGCTTCCTTCTTTTTATGAAGGCTTCGGTCTTCCCCCTCTGGAGGCTATGAGTGTTGGTTGTCCTGTTATTGTGTCTTACATTCCCGTTTTTTGGGAAATTTTGGAAAACAGTGCCTACTATGTCAATCCCTACTCTTACGAAGACATCGCCCAAAAAATCTACACCATGGTATGTGACAATGAACTCCAGGAAACCTACAGACAACGTGGAAAAGAACGTGCCGCCCTCTTTACAAAAGACAAAACCATATCCGAACATCTCTCACTCATTAACAGCCTTTTCATGGGATAA
- a CDS encoding FlgO family outer membrane protein, with the protein MKQKRFLGLLFIVLALTGSCSFVKRQPPRREQILQPLPLDLAVKTLVNQILHDTQKEENKKLAVLDFFDIEGKATPLGSYLAETITTKVFQTKKFEIIERRMLSKLIEEQKLSLIGFIDPETAQNIGKLIGASAIITGTVSDLGDFIRVNARLISTEKGTILGAASIDIIKDNTIKKLLSKETPIPPQETTRKEAQEETNISLAKIVVYVGDVPPGESGRSASGTEINVGGSIILTAQGRDGRGNWVPVNPTWQPTKPNIIEITPTTGPRVRVKGLAPGTVDIIVEFAGVKHTVELIFVR; encoded by the coding sequence ATGAAACAGAAAAGGTTTCTAGGTCTTTTATTCATTGTGCTAGCTCTCACAGGAAGTTGTTCTTTTGTGAAAAGACAGCCCCCCCGCAGGGAGCAAATTCTTCAACCCCTACCCCTTGATCTCGCCGTAAAAACCCTAGTGAATCAGATTTTACATGATACCCAAAAAGAAGAAAACAAAAAGTTAGCTGTCCTTGATTTCTTCGATATTGAGGGAAAAGCTACCCCCCTGGGGAGTTATCTCGCAGAAACCATAACCACCAAAGTATTCCAAACGAAAAAATTTGAAATCATTGAAAGAAGAATGCTCTCGAAATTAATAGAGGAACAAAAGCTCTCTTTGATCGGATTTATCGATCCAGAAACAGCTCAAAATATAGGAAAACTCATTGGGGCAAGCGCGATCATAACCGGAACGGTCTCCGATCTTGGGGATTTTATAAGGGTAAACGCACGGCTTATCTCTACAGAAAAAGGAACTATTCTCGGGGCTGCAAGTATTGACATAATAAAAGACAATACCATCAAAAAATTGTTGTCAAAAGAAACTCCCATCCCGCCACAAGAGACTACCAGAAAAGAAGCTCAAGAGGAAACAAACATCTCCCTAGCAAAGATTGTCGTCTATGTAGGCGATGTTCCCCCAGGAGAATCGGGCCGAAGTGCCAGCGGAACAGAAATCAATGTGGGAGGGAGTATTATCCTCACGGCGCAGGGAAGAGACGGGAGAGGAAATTGGGTGCCAGTGAATCCAACCTGGCAACCTACCAAGCCAAATATCATAGAAATAACTCCCACCACCGGTCCTCGAGTAAGAGTGAAAGGTTTGGCTCCGGGTACCGTTGACATTATTGTGGAATTTGCAGGCGTGAAACATACGGTAGAATTGATTTTTGTAAGATAA
- the rbfA gene encoding 30S ribosome-binding factor RbfA has protein sequence MATRRRLERLNKTLMKEIANVIMTDIKDPRLLSMVSVMDVEMSEDMRHAKVVVSIYGERKSDNHKTFEALESSAGYISSVVSKALRLRYAPTLQFEWSHAMAIADEMGKKIKDAMNSIQKEGQSSREEDHENEE, from the coding sequence ATGGCAACGCGACGCCGACTTGAACGCTTAAACAAAACCCTGATGAAAGAGATAGCCAATGTCATCATGACGGATATAAAAGACCCAAGACTCCTCAGCATGGTCTCTGTGATGGACGTTGAAATGAGTGAAGATATGCGTCATGCAAAAGTAGTTGTAAGTATTTACGGAGAAAGAAAATCTGACAACCATAAAACCTTTGAGGCTCTCGAATCCTCAGCTGGCTACATTTCCTCTGTAGTCAGTAAGGCCCTTCGCCTCCGTTATGCCCCCACCCTTCAGTTTGAATGGTCCCATGCCATGGCTATCGCTGACGAAATGGGGAAAAAGATAAAAGATGCCATGAACTCTATCCAGAAAGAAGGCCAATCTTCTCGTGAAGAGGATCATGAGAATGAAGAATAA
- a CDS encoding integrase catalytic domain-containing protein, with protein MFERRPIYRETAKQYQKASKKEKMEILDYFVRITGLKNRNYAARLLRQHGKTIYLGKKNYLKADIAKKGKRPGRKKKFGEEELKLLKKVWEIENYMCGKRLKPILNKVLDNLLANGHLHGSPQAIENLRHISASSIDRLLKHERKKLEIKGRKGTKPGTLLKQQIAIRTWAEWDENCPGFMEIDLVAHEGGNSRGDFAQTLNMVDVWSGWTELVAIKNKASKWVREAIEKVQRRLPFELRGIDSDTGAEFINHPLRDWCEAPDKIYKGRSSRSNDNCYVEQKNYSIVRQNVGYFRYDTEEEVYYLNQLYAYLRLYTNFFQPVMKMTEKKRIGSKVQKKHDDIKTPYQRLLESSYVSEAQKERLTRLYKALDLFHLRQKITACQRKLFSLQKKKNVKNKNLEETVWNF; from the coding sequence ATGTTTGAAAGGAGACCTATTTACAGGGAAACGGCAAAACAATATCAAAAAGCCAGCAAAAAGGAAAAAATGGAGATACTGGATTATTTTGTGAGGATAACAGGTTTAAAAAACCGAAACTATGCCGCCAGACTCTTGAGGCAGCACGGAAAAACCATATATTTAGGCAAGAAAAATTACCTTAAAGCCGACATAGCCAAAAAGGGCAAAAGACCTGGCAGAAAGAAAAAATTCGGCGAAGAGGAACTAAAACTTCTAAAAAAGGTCTGGGAAATTGAAAACTACATGTGTGGCAAACGTTTAAAGCCAATTTTAAATAAAGTTTTAGATAATCTCTTAGCAAACGGACATCTCCACGGTTCTCCACAGGCTATAGAAAACTTGCGCCATATAAGTGCTTCAAGTATTGACCGACTTTTGAAACATGAGCGTAAAAAGCTTGAGATAAAAGGACGAAAAGGCACAAAACCTGGAACGCTATTAAAGCAACAAATAGCTATACGCACGTGGGCAGAGTGGGATGAAAATTGCCCTGGGTTCATGGAGATTGATCTGGTAGCCCATGAGGGAGGAAATAGCCGGGGAGATTTTGCTCAAACATTAAATATGGTGGATGTTTGGAGCGGTTGGACAGAGCTTGTGGCAATCAAAAACAAAGCTTCAAAATGGGTAAGAGAAGCCATAGAAAAAGTCCAAAGAAGACTTCCTTTTGAGTTACGGGGAATTGATTCTGATACCGGTGCTGAATTTATTAATCATCCTCTACGCGATTGGTGTGAAGCACCAGATAAAATTTACAAGGGGAGAAGCTCCCGTTCCAATGATAACTGCTACGTTGAGCAGAAAAACTATTCCATAGTCCGCCAGAATGTTGGATACTTCCGCTACGATACCGAGGAAGAAGTCTACTACTTGAACCAACTCTATGCCTATCTTCGACTGTATACCAACTTTTTTCAACCGGTTATGAAAATGACAGAGAAAAAGAGAATCGGAAGCAAGGTGCAAAAGAAGCATGATGATATTAAAACTCCCTACCAGCGGCTTTTAGAAAGCTCTTATGTAAGTGAGGCACAAAAGGAACGCCTAACAAGGCTTTATAAGGCTCTCGATTTGTTTCACCTAAGACAAAAAATTACAGCTTGCCAGAGAAAACTTTTCAGCCTTCAAAAGAAAAAGAATGTAAAAAACAAAAATTTGGAGGAAACTGTATGGAATTTTTGA
- the infB gene encoding translation initiation factor IF-2, translating to MSEEKKKIVIKKKIKLKTPQEEKPEAKSPSAQEKTPAEKPALTRQPSQSSQQKSAPQKEPSQHREAPQKEKERSSSHPSQGTSSSSRQAPRQQQDRRDTRSRDNQQTSTGKRFTFDKNRSSSHKQDRSSSRPQGRDSQQSSQDRRGRSYGTPQQPFATGKDTENRSKSRLADQRARAIELKEREKSRDENEEIFFSKIQDPKKKIKKEYAIPESIEIGEVITVAELARKMNLKASEIIQKLMDLGVTATINDSLDSDTATLVAQEFNCQVTVRSLKNEVEIHETEDRPEDLKPRIPVVTIMGHVDHGKTKLLDAIRHSNVAEHESGGITQHIGAYKVKTPRGEITFLDTPGHEAFTAMRARGAHVTDIVVLVVSAVEGVMPQTIEALNHAKAAQVPIIVAVNKIDLPEASIDRVKQQLSEQGLLPEEWGGDTMYIPVSALKKIGIEELLEAILLQAEMMELKANPNKPGVGYVVESKMDIGRGAVATVIVKNGSIRIGDYFVVGTTMGRVRGMFDDTGAKVSVAYPSYPVEIMGFDAVPEAGDKFHVVESEDFAKEIVAKRLELKRIEETNRIKKIQMENAFQSLSMENVKELKVIIKADVQGSVEAIKHSLLKIENPEVKISILHAAVGAVLESDVMLAEVSASQEGSAAIILAFRVRADAMAKERAEQQGVTIKRFNIIYEITDYIEGLLKNMQTVEYKENVIGTAEIREVYKIKDVGKVAGCYVTQGFIRRAENVRIYREGALVWSGKILALKRFKDDVSEVQEGFECGMSFVNYENFKKGDIVECYTREEVKK from the coding sequence ATGTCCGAAGAGAAAAAGAAAATCGTGATCAAGAAGAAAATTAAACTCAAGACACCTCAGGAAGAAAAACCTGAAGCAAAATCACCAAGCGCTCAGGAGAAAACTCCTGCTGAGAAGCCAGCTCTTACGAGACAACCTTCCCAATCTTCTCAACAAAAGAGTGCTCCGCAAAAAGAACCATCTCAACACAGAGAAGCTCCTCAGAAAGAAAAAGAACGAAGCAGCAGCCACCCCTCTCAAGGTACATCGTCCTCTTCCCGTCAGGCTCCACGACAACAACAAGATCGAAGAGATACACGTTCTCGAGATAATCAACAAACCTCTACCGGTAAACGCTTCACCTTTGACAAAAACCGCAGTTCCTCTCATAAACAGGATCGTTCGTCTTCTCGACCTCAAGGACGTGATTCCCAGCAAAGTAGCCAGGATCGAAGAGGACGTAGTTATGGAACCCCCCAACAACCTTTTGCCACAGGAAAAGATACCGAAAACAGAAGTAAAAGCCGCCTGGCAGATCAGAGGGCTCGAGCAATAGAACTCAAAGAACGAGAAAAAAGTAGAGACGAAAATGAAGAAATCTTTTTCTCCAAGATTCAAGACCCCAAGAAAAAAATCAAAAAAGAGTACGCTATCCCTGAAAGTATAGAGATAGGTGAAGTTATTACAGTTGCTGAACTTGCAAGAAAAATGAACCTCAAAGCTTCAGAAATTATCCAGAAGCTTATGGATCTGGGGGTAACCGCTACCATCAACGACAGTCTGGACTCAGATACCGCAACCCTTGTTGCTCAGGAATTTAACTGTCAGGTAACGGTACGCAGCCTCAAAAACGAGGTAGAAATCCATGAAACCGAAGATAGACCCGAAGATCTCAAACCCCGCATTCCAGTTGTTACCATTATGGGACACGTGGATCATGGAAAAACCAAGCTTCTTGATGCCATCCGTCATAGCAATGTAGCAGAACACGAAAGTGGTGGTATTACGCAGCATATAGGAGCCTACAAAGTAAAAACCCCTCGAGGAGAGATAACCTTCCTGGATACTCCGGGACATGAAGCGTTTACAGCAATGCGTGCAAGAGGAGCTCATGTCACAGACATTGTTGTTCTGGTGGTTTCCGCAGTGGAAGGTGTCATGCCTCAAACTATCGAAGCCCTCAATCATGCTAAAGCAGCTCAGGTGCCTATCATTGTTGCCGTGAACAAAATTGATCTTCCTGAGGCATCGATAGACAGGGTAAAACAACAACTCAGTGAACAGGGACTTCTCCCCGAAGAATGGGGGGGAGATACCATGTATATCCCCGTTTCCGCTCTCAAAAAGATAGGAATTGAAGAACTTCTCGAAGCTATTCTCCTCCAGGCAGAAATGATGGAACTCAAGGCTAACCCCAACAAACCTGGTGTGGGTTATGTTGTCGAATCCAAAATGGACATCGGTCGTGGTGCTGTTGCCACCGTCATTGTCAAAAACGGCTCGATCCGCATTGGAGACTACTTTGTCGTGGGAACAACGATGGGAAGAGTTCGAGGCATGTTTGATGATACCGGAGCCAAGGTCTCCGTAGCCTACCCATCCTATCCTGTAGAAATCATGGGTTTTGACGCAGTACCCGAAGCCGGAGACAAGTTCCATGTTGTAGAGAGTGAAGATTTTGCCAAAGAGATTGTCGCCAAACGTCTAGAACTCAAGCGAATCGAAGAAACAAACCGCATCAAAAAAATCCAGATGGAAAATGCCTTCCAAAGCCTCTCCATGGAAAATGTAAAAGAACTCAAAGTGATCATCAAAGCCGATGTTCAGGGTTCGGTTGAAGCTATTAAACATTCCTTGCTCAAGATTGAGAATCCCGAGGTCAAGATAAGCATCCTCCATGCGGCTGTAGGAGCTGTTCTAGAGAGTGATGTCATGCTCGCCGAGGTTTCAGCATCCCAGGAGGGTTCTGCAGCGATTATCCTTGCCTTTCGTGTTCGTGCCGACGCCATGGCAAAAGAAAGAGCTGAACAGCAGGGTGTGACCATTAAGCGTTTCAATATCATCTATGAAATCACCGACTATATTGAAGGACTTCTCAAGAACATGCAAACTGTCGAATACAAAGAAAATGTTATCGGAACCGCTGAAATTCGAGAAGTCTACAAGATCAAAGACGTCGGCAAAGTAGCAGGCTGTTATGTCACCCAGGGCTTTATCCGTCGCGCGGAAAATGTCCGCATCTATCGAGAGGGAGCTCTCGTCTGGTCTGGCAAAATCCTTGCCCTCAAACGCTTCAAAGACGATGTCAGTGAGGTACAGGAAGGATTTGAATGCGGAATGTCGTTCGTCAACTATGAAAACTTTAAAAAAGGTGATATTGTTGAGTGTTACACCAGAGAAGAGGTAAAGAAATAA
- a CDS encoding ribosome maturation factor RimP, with protein sequence MREKELEIVQNTVETLGFILVESFFQGGRRPSSLTVVIHNPGGEVTSQDCERVSQVIAQRLAVEVGFDHEYALVVESPGVERKLKNIREVEIFRDKVMRLVVRNFQEYGLPDSVVVTKIDRIEENSLVFTFNGKTYTIPWERLSQVKLHFDIKEYLKEEG encoded by the coding sequence ATGAGAGAAAAAGAGCTTGAAATCGTTCAAAATACCGTAGAAACCCTGGGATTTATCCTGGTTGAGAGCTTTTTTCAAGGTGGACGTAGACCTTCTTCGCTTACCGTTGTTATCCACAATCCAGGCGGAGAGGTCACAAGCCAGGACTGTGAACGCGTTTCGCAGGTTATAGCCCAGAGACTTGCTGTTGAGGTAGGATTTGACCACGAATATGCCCTCGTGGTAGAATCTCCCGGTGTTGAACGTAAGCTTAAAAATATCCGTGAGGTGGAAATATTTCGAGACAAAGTGATGCGTCTTGTCGTACGAAATTTCCAGGAATACGGTTTACCAGACTCAGTGGTAGTAACCAAAATCGATCGGATTGAAGAGAACTCTCTTGTGTTTACCTTCAATGGGAAAACCTACACTATTCCCTGGGAGAGACTCAGCCAAGTAAAACTCCATTTTGATATAAAAGAGTATTTAAAGGAGGAGGGATAA
- the nusA gene encoding transcription termination/antitermination protein NusA has product MALLDYLADFAKENKISRELGEKILAEAFLVLYRRKFGKDYKNLEIHIDRKLQLFQIKQVVEEVTDPVTQITAEEGLKYTRKKSLKVGDEVHVPLSMEEFADRQGISILKQSIKQKLTEVQRDWIYNEFIARQGTLVNAKIKSRTDKPIPGYLALLEWRDAEAFLPLTETIPEEEIHPGTTVKAILLKVNPSSTSFSEPQLILSRACKEMVVELLKLNIPELMDGTFSIKAIARKPGEVTKVVIQSTDESLDPASVTIGKQGVRIKPIRAEINDERIEIIRYSDDPKELIKNAVVQSRVLRNRTAEVYHVEINTAEKLSRVVVPNEFVAPLIGKKGSHQHLLEEVIGYRISFIPQSEFQEELAEKQKEVDKILGLTEVEEAEVELVEEESIPLEMLPFSRDQIKILHKAGFKDVAEIIEQCYSIERLSEVCNISLDEAVAIWQVIKDNITIEDEIVEE; this is encoded by the coding sequence ATGGCTCTTCTTGATTACCTGGCAGATTTTGCCAAAGAAAACAAAATCTCCCGTGAACTTGGGGAGAAAATTCTCGCCGAGGCGTTTCTTGTTCTCTACCGCAGAAAGTTTGGCAAAGATTATAAAAATCTCGAAATCCATATAGATCGGAAACTTCAACTCTTTCAGATAAAACAGGTTGTGGAAGAAGTAACTGATCCCGTGACACAAATTACCGCAGAAGAAGGACTCAAATACACCCGAAAAAAAAGCCTCAAAGTTGGAGACGAAGTCCATGTTCCTCTCTCGATGGAGGAGTTTGCTGATAGACAGGGAATCTCTATCCTGAAACAAAGTATCAAACAAAAACTTACAGAGGTACAAAGAGACTGGATTTACAATGAATTTATAGCAAGACAGGGTACCCTGGTCAACGCAAAAATCAAATCCAGAACAGACAAACCTATTCCCGGTTATCTTGCTCTGCTTGAATGGCGAGATGCCGAAGCGTTTCTTCCTCTCACGGAAACTATTCCCGAAGAAGAGATCCATCCCGGGACAACCGTCAAAGCTATTCTCCTCAAAGTCAATCCCTCTTCCACTTCTTTTTCAGAGCCCCAGCTTATCCTCTCTCGTGCCTGCAAAGAGATGGTAGTGGAACTCCTCAAACTCAATATTCCCGAGTTAATGGATGGAACCTTTAGCATCAAAGCCATAGCCCGAAAACCCGGAGAGGTAACCAAAGTGGTTATCCAGTCTACTGATGAATCGCTCGATCCTGCCAGTGTCACCATTGGAAAACAGGGCGTACGTATCAAGCCCATCCGTGCTGAAATCAACGATGAGCGGATCGAAATCATACGATATTCCGATGATCCCAAGGAACTCATCAAAAATGCCGTTGTGCAAAGTCGGGTACTCCGAAACCGTACAGCGGAAGTCTACCATGTGGAGATCAATACCGCAGAAAAACTTTCTCGCGTTGTCGTTCCTAACGAATTTGTCGCTCCTCTCATCGGAAAGAAAGGCAGTCACCAACATCTCCTGGAAGAAGTCATAGGATACAGAATAAGCTTCATACCTCAAAGTGAATTCCAGGAAGAACTTGCAGAGAAACAAAAAGAAGTCGATAAGATCCTTGGTCTCACAGAAGTAGAAGAAGCAGAGGTCGAACTGGTTGAAGAGGAAAGCATTCCTCTTGAAATGCTCCCCTTCAGTCGGGACCAGATCAAAATCCTTCACAAAGCCGGCTTTAAAGACGTCGCAGAGATTATCGAACAGTGTTATTCTATTGAACGCCTTTCAGAAGTCTGCAATATTTCCCTGGACGAAGCTGTAGCCATCTGGCAGGTGATAAAAGACAACATCACCATAGAAGACGAGATCGTTGAAGAATAG